The nucleotide window CATCATTGGGTGACGCTCGTCGGCAGCACACTCCGCATTGGCTTCTTCAAGGTGCGTGATGAGTTGATTGCGGACCGCGATCGCATCGCTCAGCGTTTTGATCGTAAGACTGGATTCCTCGACACCAGGAAGACTGAAGAAGTTCGTTTCTGCTCCCAGCGCTATCACGAGCTGGTCGTATGGCAACTGATGAGTGTGGCCGTCGGGCGTGTGCGAAATCGTAACAAGCCGAGCCTTCAGATCGATAGCTTCGATCTTACCCACGAAGCTCTTCACTCGTTTGAGCAGTCTGCGCAATGGATTGATGATCGTGCCCTGCTCCAGCGCAGCTGCCGCAACCTCAGGCAGCATTGGTGTAAACAGAAAATAGTTGTCCCTCGTAACGAGTGTTACGTCGAGGCCGCCGTGGCGGCGCATCAGCTTTTCCAGTTTTAGCGCGGCATAGATGCCGCCAAAGCCACCGCCGAGAATTAGTACTCGCCTAGCCTCCGCCGCGGACGAACTGGGGTCGCGCTCGGTTAAGTGGTTTTCGCCGATGTCATCGCAATCCATGGATGAATCCCTCCCATTGGGTTCGACGCCGCTGCTACCAAAGCGGTTTCACGAAGTCCTTGATCGCGCTCTGACACTATTTTGAGAGCGCGGCTATGCGGCGACCTCAATTCACGACTTGATCGCAACGACCGGCATTTACCGCGCGATCCTTTACAACACTTTCGGCGACAAGAGAGGGCTGTTTCTAAGGTTGGCGGTATGACTCATAGGCCACGCCACTATGCCAACTTCCAGCGCATCCAAATCCCCAGCCGCACGCTTATCGGCCAAAGCGGACGGGGCAGTGTGACCTCGATTGCGAGCCGTCTCACCAGAGCACGATGGCGATCTTCGTGGATTATTTCTGAGGCTCCTGTCATCTATTCGCCAATGAGTTTTCTCACCGTTTTGTATGCCCGATGCGCCCTGACCTTCAGTGCTGTCACGGAGACACCGGCCTGCGCCGCCGCTGCCTGGAGCGACAGGCCGTCGAGCTTCAGCATTGAGAAGGCCTCGCGTTGATCTGGCGGAAGTTCGGCGAGAACCACGTCAAGTTCGACAGCCGTCGCGCTCGTGGTGGCCGCCGGTCGATCGGGCGGTTCAGCGACGAGTTCTTCCCAATGAGATCGGGACCAACGCCGGCGAGAGTAATCGACCGCGATATTGCGTGCGATCGCAAAGAGCCAAGGCTCAAATGGACGCCCGGGTTCATAGGTGTGACGCGCCTCGAATATCGCCATAAACACTTCCTGATAAACGTCATCGACTTCGTGAGCATCCCCCACCCGCCTTCTCAGAAAGTACGTCAGCGAAGGACCGATCTCATCGAGCAGCTCACTGCACGCGTCCGCGTCTCCCTGCTGCAACCGCTCCATCAGTCGTGCACGAAGGCGGCTTCGTTCAAGACGCCGTGAGTCATCAAACATTTTCATTCGTTGCGCGTGGCAAGAAGTTACACCAAAAATCGTCCACACTGTCGAAGGCGGTCGGAACCAGTCCCCCCGTACACCCGGAGCTTCGCCAGCACCTGAACGGGGACCCTGGCGGACCAGATCATGTTCTCGCTCGGCAGGCAGGCAACGTTGGGGCACGAGCCACCGAGCAATTCGCGCTCGACAATAGCGGTTTGACGAGGGGCGT belongs to Candidatus Binataceae bacterium and includes:
- a CDS encoding FAD-dependent oxidoreductase, with product MDCDDIGENHLTERDPSSSAAEARRVLILGGGFGGIYAALKLEKLMRRHGGLDVTLVTRDNYFLFTPMLPEVAAAALEQGTIINPLRRLLKRVKSFVGKIEAIDLKARLVTISHTPDGHTHQLPYDQLVIALGAETNFFSLPGVEESSLTIKTLSDAIAVRNQLITHLEEANAECAADERHPMMTFVVAGGGFAGVETIGGINDFVREAIRFYPNLRADHLRFMLVTPDQLILPELNRKLGIYAGQKLTMRGVEIITGAKVSSFKDKVVELTNGDKIATDTLIWTAGAAQNPILTPLPLPKRNGRIMVDQYLAIEGWPGIWAVGDCALVPDA
- a CDS encoding RNA polymerase sigma factor; this encodes MERLQQGDADACSELLDEIGPSLTYFLRRRVGDAHEVDDVYQEVFMAIFEARHTYEPGRPFEPWLFAIARNIAVDYSRRRWSRSHWEELVAEPPDRPAATTSATAVELDVVLAELPPDQREAFSMLKLDGLSLQAAAAQAGVSVTALKVRAHRAYKTVRKLIGE